A stretch of Lactuca sativa cultivar Salinas chromosome 6, Lsat_Salinas_v11, whole genome shotgun sequence DNA encodes these proteins:
- the LOC111905370 gene encoding OVARIAN TUMOR DOMAIN-containing deubiquitinating enzyme 6 isoform X4, with protein MTRVFVQRGSSAAGPSSSSNNTNRSSSSSSSSLPQAQVTGDDVQEQILSEDLPVETVEIDRNDGLDVPTTDKSEDETVSEDLSKRIGGLRVNEEEEEKDVKKSDDYPSQPTSGSPSPHPHPPPPPAPPTPPPKPSSTGSNSRRFTPGNSAALRIGSSRRATAWPVVSTGSPRSHPENDGYNSADEQNPCFGSSYDDAVSSSRFTHFKELNNNQTNTERERQFEIDIRRTQGYEVKRMSEDGNCLFRAVADQVYGDSEAYDLARQMCIDYMERERDHFSQFITEGFTSYCKRKRRDKVYGNNVEIQALSEMYNRPIHIYSYSTEPINIFHGSYNTDTPPIRLSYHHGNHYNSLVDPRRLTIGAGLGFSCLQGTNVDKDQVKAAIKAQQDQQIDNALMAEARFCSDMELTEKEIEHMVMAASRAEYMANDKFKQQLGQTESSTSDAQPSSSGGGPSGSESKGEGTVLCNGMQMVLSMGFSYVQAMEAYSIFGDDVDSMVCYLLETSSRRKGKATE; from the exons ATGACTCGTGTTTTTGTTCAGAGAGGTTCTTCTGCCGCTGGGCCTTCTTCATCATCTAATAATACAAACAGGTCGAGTTCTTCGTCTTCATCGAGTCTACCTCAGGCTCAGGTTACAGGGGACGACGTCCAAGAACAAATTCTTTCTGAAGATCTTCCTGTAGAAACTGTTGAAATTGATCGAAACGATGGTCTTGATGTACCCACTACTGATAAAAGCGAAGACGAAACTGTTTCAGAAGATCTTTCGAAAAGAATCGGTGGCTTGCGAGTAaacgaagaggaagaagagaaagaTGTAAAAAAGTCCGATGATTATCCTTCGCAACCAACCAGCGGAAGTCCAAGTCCACATCCacatccacctccaccacctgcTCCGCCTACTCCACCCCCAAAACCATCTTCAACAGGTTCTAATTCCCGGAGATTTACGCCTGGTAATTCTGCCGCTTTACGAATTGGTTCATCTAGAAGAGCCACTGCTTGGCCAGTTGTTTCCACCGGATCTCCGAGGTCTCATCCTGAAAACGATGGCTACAACAGCGCTGATGAACAAAACCCATGCTTCGGATCCTCATATGATGATGCTGTGAGTTCTAGTCGTTTTACTCACTTCAAAGAACTGAATAATAATCAGACTAATACG GAAAGGGAGCGACAGTTTGAGATTGATATTAGACGCACACAAGGTTATGAAGTGAAAAGAATGTCAGAAGATGGGAATTGTCTGTTTCGTGCTGTTGCAGATCAAGTTTATGGTGATTCTGAAGCATACGATTTGGCTAGgcaaatgtgcattgattacatg GAACGCGAGAGAGACCACTTCTCACAGTTTATAACAGAGGGTTTCACTTCTTATTGCAAGAGAAAGAGAAGAGATAAA GTCTATGGGAACAATGTAGAGATTCAAGCATTATCTGAAATGTACAATCGGCCTATTCATATCTACTCATATAGCACtg AGCCTATAAATATATTCCATGGAAGCTATAACACAGATACACCTCCAATCCGGCTAAGTTACCATCATGGCAACCATTACAACTCTCTTGTTGATCCACGTAGGCTCACAATAGGTGCTGGCCTTGGGTTTAGCTGCCTGCAAGGG ACAAATGTTGATAAAGATCAAGTGAAAGCAGCAATCAAAGCTCAACAAGATCAACAGATTGATAAT GCTCTTATGGCAGAGGCGCGTTTCTGCTCAGATATGGAGTTGACTGAGAAGGAAATCGAGCATATGGTGATGGCTGCATCGAGGGCTGAATACATGGCAAATGATAAGTTCAAACAGCAACTTGGTCAAACAGAATCTTCTACGTCTGATGCTCAACCATCCTCTTCTGGAG GTGGGCCATCAGGGAGTGAGAGCAAAGGCGAAGGAACAGTGCTGTGTAATGGAATGCAGATGGTGCTGTCAATGGGGTTCAGTTATGTGCAGGCGATGGAGGCGTATAGTATATTTGGTGATGACGTGGATTCCATGGTTTGTTATCTTCTTGAAACTAGCAGCAGGCGTAAAGGGAAAGCAACTgaataa
- the LOC111905370 gene encoding OVARIAN TUMOR DOMAIN-containing deubiquitinating enzyme 6 isoform X3: MTRVFVQRGSSAAGPSSSSNNTNRSSSSSSSSLPQAQVTGDDVQEQILSEDLPVETVEIDRNDGLDVPTTDKSEDETVSEDLSKRIGGLRVNEEEEEKDVKKSDDYPSQPTSGSPSPHPHPPPPPAPPTPPPKPSSTGSNSRRFTPGNSAALRIGSSRRATAWPVVSTGSPRSHPENDGYNSADEQNPCFGSSYDDAVSSSRFTHFKELNNNQTNTERERQFEIDIRRTQGYEVKRMSEDGNCLFRAVADQVYGDSEAYDLARQMCIDYMERERDHFSQFITEGFTSYCKRKRRDKVYGNNVEIQALSEMYNRPIHIYSYSTEPINIFHGSYNTDTPPIRLSYHHGNHYNSLVDPRRLTIGAGLGFSCLQGTNVDKDQVKAAIKAQQDQQIDNALMAEARFCSDMELTEKEIEHMVMAASRAEYMANDKFKQQLGQTESSTSDAQPSSSGAGGPSGSESKGEGTVLCNGMQMVLSMGFSYVQAMEAYSIFGDDVDSMVCYLLETSSRRKGKATE, from the exons ATGACTCGTGTTTTTGTTCAGAGAGGTTCTTCTGCCGCTGGGCCTTCTTCATCATCTAATAATACAAACAGGTCGAGTTCTTCGTCTTCATCGAGTCTACCTCAGGCTCAGGTTACAGGGGACGACGTCCAAGAACAAATTCTTTCTGAAGATCTTCCTGTAGAAACTGTTGAAATTGATCGAAACGATGGTCTTGATGTACCCACTACTGATAAAAGCGAAGACGAAACTGTTTCAGAAGATCTTTCGAAAAGAATCGGTGGCTTGCGAGTAaacgaagaggaagaagagaaagaTGTAAAAAAGTCCGATGATTATCCTTCGCAACCAACCAGCGGAAGTCCAAGTCCACATCCacatccacctccaccacctgcTCCGCCTACTCCACCCCCAAAACCATCTTCAACAGGTTCTAATTCCCGGAGATTTACGCCTGGTAATTCTGCCGCTTTACGAATTGGTTCATCTAGAAGAGCCACTGCTTGGCCAGTTGTTTCCACCGGATCTCCGAGGTCTCATCCTGAAAACGATGGCTACAACAGCGCTGATGAACAAAACCCATGCTTCGGATCCTCATATGATGATGCTGTGAGTTCTAGTCGTTTTACTCACTTCAAAGAACTGAATAATAATCAGACTAATACG GAAAGGGAGCGACAGTTTGAGATTGATATTAGACGCACACAAGGTTATGAAGTGAAAAGAATGTCAGAAGATGGGAATTGTCTGTTTCGTGCTGTTGCAGATCAAGTTTATGGTGATTCTGAAGCATACGATTTGGCTAGgcaaatgtgcattgattacatg GAACGCGAGAGAGACCACTTCTCACAGTTTATAACAGAGGGTTTCACTTCTTATTGCAAGAGAAAGAGAAGAGATAAA GTCTATGGGAACAATGTAGAGATTCAAGCATTATCTGAAATGTACAATCGGCCTATTCATATCTACTCATATAGCACtg AGCCTATAAATATATTCCATGGAAGCTATAACACAGATACACCTCCAATCCGGCTAAGTTACCATCATGGCAACCATTACAACTCTCTTGTTGATCCACGTAGGCTCACAATAGGTGCTGGCCTTGGGTTTAGCTGCCTGCAAGGG ACAAATGTTGATAAAGATCAAGTGAAAGCAGCAATCAAAGCTCAACAAGATCAACAGATTGATAAT GCTCTTATGGCAGAGGCGCGTTTCTGCTCAGATATGGAGTTGACTGAGAAGGAAATCGAGCATATGGTGATGGCTGCATCGAGGGCTGAATACATGGCAAATGATAAGTTCAAACAGCAACTTGGTCAAACAGAATCTTCTACGTCTGATGCTCAACCATCCTCTTCTGGAG cagGTGGGCCATCAGGGAGTGAGAGCAAAGGCGAAGGAACAGTGCTGTGTAATGGAATGCAGATGGTGCTGTCAATGGGGTTCAGTTATGTGCAGGCGATGGAGGCGTATAGTATATTTGGTGATGACGTGGATTCCATGGTTTGTTATCTTCTTGAAACTAGCAGCAGGCGTAAAGGGAAAGCAACTgaataa
- the LOC111905370 gene encoding OVARIAN TUMOR DOMAIN-containing deubiquitinating enzyme 6 isoform X2 yields the protein MTRVFVQRGSSAAGPSSSSNNTNRSSSSSSSSLPQAQVTGDDVQEQILSEDLPVETVEIDRNDGLDVPTTDKSEDETVSEDLSKRIGGLRVNEEEEEKDVKKSDDYPSQPTSGSPSPHPHPPPPPAPPTPPPKPSSTGSNSRRFTPGNSAALRIGSSRRATAWPVVSTGSPRSHPENDGYNSADEQNPCFGSSYDDAVSSSRFTHFKELNNNQTNTERERQFEIDIRRTQGYEVKRMSEDGNCLFRAVADQVYGDSEAYDLARQMCIDYMERERDHFSQFITEGFTSYCKRKRRDKVYGNNVEIQALSEMYNRPIHIYSYSTEPINIFHGSYNTDTPPIRLSYHHGNHYNSLVDPRRLTIGAGLGFSCLQGTNVDKDQVKAAIKAQQDQQIDNALMAEARFCSDMELTEKEIEHMVMAASRAEYMANDKFKQQLGQTESSTSDAQPSSSGGSISGPSGSESKGEGTVLCNGMQMVLSMGFSYVQAMEAYSIFGDDVDSMVCYLLETSSRRKGKATE from the exons ATGACTCGTGTTTTTGTTCAGAGAGGTTCTTCTGCCGCTGGGCCTTCTTCATCATCTAATAATACAAACAGGTCGAGTTCTTCGTCTTCATCGAGTCTACCTCAGGCTCAGGTTACAGGGGACGACGTCCAAGAACAAATTCTTTCTGAAGATCTTCCTGTAGAAACTGTTGAAATTGATCGAAACGATGGTCTTGATGTACCCACTACTGATAAAAGCGAAGACGAAACTGTTTCAGAAGATCTTTCGAAAAGAATCGGTGGCTTGCGAGTAaacgaagaggaagaagagaaagaTGTAAAAAAGTCCGATGATTATCCTTCGCAACCAACCAGCGGAAGTCCAAGTCCACATCCacatccacctccaccacctgcTCCGCCTACTCCACCCCCAAAACCATCTTCAACAGGTTCTAATTCCCGGAGATTTACGCCTGGTAATTCTGCCGCTTTACGAATTGGTTCATCTAGAAGAGCCACTGCTTGGCCAGTTGTTTCCACCGGATCTCCGAGGTCTCATCCTGAAAACGATGGCTACAACAGCGCTGATGAACAAAACCCATGCTTCGGATCCTCATATGATGATGCTGTGAGTTCTAGTCGTTTTACTCACTTCAAAGAACTGAATAATAATCAGACTAATACG GAAAGGGAGCGACAGTTTGAGATTGATATTAGACGCACACAAGGTTATGAAGTGAAAAGAATGTCAGAAGATGGGAATTGTCTGTTTCGTGCTGTTGCAGATCAAGTTTATGGTGATTCTGAAGCATACGATTTGGCTAGgcaaatgtgcattgattacatg GAACGCGAGAGAGACCACTTCTCACAGTTTATAACAGAGGGTTTCACTTCTTATTGCAAGAGAAAGAGAAGAGATAAA GTCTATGGGAACAATGTAGAGATTCAAGCATTATCTGAAATGTACAATCGGCCTATTCATATCTACTCATATAGCACtg AGCCTATAAATATATTCCATGGAAGCTATAACACAGATACACCTCCAATCCGGCTAAGTTACCATCATGGCAACCATTACAACTCTCTTGTTGATCCACGTAGGCTCACAATAGGTGCTGGCCTTGGGTTTAGCTGCCTGCAAGGG ACAAATGTTGATAAAGATCAAGTGAAAGCAGCAATCAAAGCTCAACAAGATCAACAGATTGATAAT GCTCTTATGGCAGAGGCGCGTTTCTGCTCAGATATGGAGTTGACTGAGAAGGAAATCGAGCATATGGTGATGGCTGCATCGAGGGCTGAATACATGGCAAATGATAAGTTCAAACAGCAACTTGGTCAAACAGAATCTTCTACGTCTGATGCTCAACCATCCTCTTCTGGAGGTAGTATTA GTGGGCCATCAGGGAGTGAGAGCAAAGGCGAAGGAACAGTGCTGTGTAATGGAATGCAGATGGTGCTGTCAATGGGGTTCAGTTATGTGCAGGCGATGGAGGCGTATAGTATATTTGGTGATGACGTGGATTCCATGGTTTGTTATCTTCTTGAAACTAGCAGCAGGCGTAAAGGGAAAGCAACTgaataa
- the LOC111905370 gene encoding OVARIAN TUMOR DOMAIN-containing deubiquitinating enzyme 6 isoform X1 — protein MTRVFVQRGSSAAGPSSSSNNTNRSSSSSSSSLPQAQVTGDDVQEQILSEDLPVETVEIDRNDGLDVPTTDKSEDETVSEDLSKRIGGLRVNEEEEEKDVKKSDDYPSQPTSGSPSPHPHPPPPPAPPTPPPKPSSTGSNSRRFTPGNSAALRIGSSRRATAWPVVSTGSPRSHPENDGYNSADEQNPCFGSSYDDAVSSSRFTHFKELNNNQTNTERERQFEIDIRRTQGYEVKRMSEDGNCLFRAVADQVYGDSEAYDLARQMCIDYMERERDHFSQFITEGFTSYCKRKRRDKVYGNNVEIQALSEMYNRPIHIYSYSTEPINIFHGSYNTDTPPIRLSYHHGNHYNSLVDPRRLTIGAGLGFSCLQGTNVDKDQVKAAIKAQQDQQIDNALMAEARFCSDMELTEKEIEHMVMAASRAEYMANDKFKQQLGQTESSTSDAQPSSSGGSITGGPSGSESKGEGTVLCNGMQMVLSMGFSYVQAMEAYSIFGDDVDSMVCYLLETSSRRKGKATE, from the exons ATGACTCGTGTTTTTGTTCAGAGAGGTTCTTCTGCCGCTGGGCCTTCTTCATCATCTAATAATACAAACAGGTCGAGTTCTTCGTCTTCATCGAGTCTACCTCAGGCTCAGGTTACAGGGGACGACGTCCAAGAACAAATTCTTTCTGAAGATCTTCCTGTAGAAACTGTTGAAATTGATCGAAACGATGGTCTTGATGTACCCACTACTGATAAAAGCGAAGACGAAACTGTTTCAGAAGATCTTTCGAAAAGAATCGGTGGCTTGCGAGTAaacgaagaggaagaagagaaagaTGTAAAAAAGTCCGATGATTATCCTTCGCAACCAACCAGCGGAAGTCCAAGTCCACATCCacatccacctccaccacctgcTCCGCCTACTCCACCCCCAAAACCATCTTCAACAGGTTCTAATTCCCGGAGATTTACGCCTGGTAATTCTGCCGCTTTACGAATTGGTTCATCTAGAAGAGCCACTGCTTGGCCAGTTGTTTCCACCGGATCTCCGAGGTCTCATCCTGAAAACGATGGCTACAACAGCGCTGATGAACAAAACCCATGCTTCGGATCCTCATATGATGATGCTGTGAGTTCTAGTCGTTTTACTCACTTCAAAGAACTGAATAATAATCAGACTAATACG GAAAGGGAGCGACAGTTTGAGATTGATATTAGACGCACACAAGGTTATGAAGTGAAAAGAATGTCAGAAGATGGGAATTGTCTGTTTCGTGCTGTTGCAGATCAAGTTTATGGTGATTCTGAAGCATACGATTTGGCTAGgcaaatgtgcattgattacatg GAACGCGAGAGAGACCACTTCTCACAGTTTATAACAGAGGGTTTCACTTCTTATTGCAAGAGAAAGAGAAGAGATAAA GTCTATGGGAACAATGTAGAGATTCAAGCATTATCTGAAATGTACAATCGGCCTATTCATATCTACTCATATAGCACtg AGCCTATAAATATATTCCATGGAAGCTATAACACAGATACACCTCCAATCCGGCTAAGTTACCATCATGGCAACCATTACAACTCTCTTGTTGATCCACGTAGGCTCACAATAGGTGCTGGCCTTGGGTTTAGCTGCCTGCAAGGG ACAAATGTTGATAAAGATCAAGTGAAAGCAGCAATCAAAGCTCAACAAGATCAACAGATTGATAAT GCTCTTATGGCAGAGGCGCGTTTCTGCTCAGATATGGAGTTGACTGAGAAGGAAATCGAGCATATGGTGATGGCTGCATCGAGGGCTGAATACATGGCAAATGATAAGTTCAAACAGCAACTTGGTCAAACAGAATCTTCTACGTCTGATGCTCAACCATCCTCTTCTGGAGGTAGTATTA cagGTGGGCCATCAGGGAGTGAGAGCAAAGGCGAAGGAACAGTGCTGTGTAATGGAATGCAGATGGTGCTGTCAATGGGGTTCAGTTATGTGCAGGCGATGGAGGCGTATAGTATATTTGGTGATGACGTGGATTCCATGGTTTGTTATCTTCTTGAAACTAGCAGCAGGCGTAAAGGGAAAGCAACTgaataa
- the LOC111905370 gene encoding OVARIAN TUMOR DOMAIN-containing deubiquitinating enzyme 6 isoform X7 yields MTRVFVQRGSSAAGPSSSSNNTNRSSSSSSSSLPQAQVTGDDVQEQILSEDLPVETVEIDRNDGLDVPTTDKSEDETVSEDLSKRIGGLRVNEEEEEKDVKKSDDYPSQPTSGSPSPHPHPPPPPAPPTPPPKPSSTGSNSRRFTPGNSAALRIGSSRRATAWPVVSTGSPRSHPENDGYNSADEQNPCFGSSYDDAERERQFEIDIRRTQGYEVKRMSEDGNCLFRAVADQVYGDSEAYDLARQMCIDYMERERDHFSQFITEGFTSYCKRKRRDKVYGNNVEIQALSEMYNRPIHIYSYSTEPINIFHGSYNTDTPPIRLSYHHGNHYNSLVDPRRLTIGAGLGFSCLQGTNVDKDQVKAAIKAQQDQQIDNALMAEARFCSDMELTEKEIEHMVMAASRAEYMANDKFKQQLGQTESSTSDAQPSSSGGGPSGSESKGEGTVLCNGMQMVLSMGFSYVQAMEAYSIFGDDVDSMVCYLLETSSRRKGKATE; encoded by the exons ATGACTCGTGTTTTTGTTCAGAGAGGTTCTTCTGCCGCTGGGCCTTCTTCATCATCTAATAATACAAACAGGTCGAGTTCTTCGTCTTCATCGAGTCTACCTCAGGCTCAGGTTACAGGGGACGACGTCCAAGAACAAATTCTTTCTGAAGATCTTCCTGTAGAAACTGTTGAAATTGATCGAAACGATGGTCTTGATGTACCCACTACTGATAAAAGCGAAGACGAAACTGTTTCAGAAGATCTTTCGAAAAGAATCGGTGGCTTGCGAGTAaacgaagaggaagaagagaaagaTGTAAAAAAGTCCGATGATTATCCTTCGCAACCAACCAGCGGAAGTCCAAGTCCACATCCacatccacctccaccacctgcTCCGCCTACTCCACCCCCAAAACCATCTTCAACAGGTTCTAATTCCCGGAGATTTACGCCTGGTAATTCTGCCGCTTTACGAATTGGTTCATCTAGAAGAGCCACTGCTTGGCCAGTTGTTTCCACCGGATCTCCGAGGTCTCATCCTGAAAACGATGGCTACAACAGCGCTGATGAACAAAACCCATGCTTCGGATCCTCATATGATGATGCT GAAAGGGAGCGACAGTTTGAGATTGATATTAGACGCACACAAGGTTATGAAGTGAAAAGAATGTCAGAAGATGGGAATTGTCTGTTTCGTGCTGTTGCAGATCAAGTTTATGGTGATTCTGAAGCATACGATTTGGCTAGgcaaatgtgcattgattacatg GAACGCGAGAGAGACCACTTCTCACAGTTTATAACAGAGGGTTTCACTTCTTATTGCAAGAGAAAGAGAAGAGATAAA GTCTATGGGAACAATGTAGAGATTCAAGCATTATCTGAAATGTACAATCGGCCTATTCATATCTACTCATATAGCACtg AGCCTATAAATATATTCCATGGAAGCTATAACACAGATACACCTCCAATCCGGCTAAGTTACCATCATGGCAACCATTACAACTCTCTTGTTGATCCACGTAGGCTCACAATAGGTGCTGGCCTTGGGTTTAGCTGCCTGCAAGGG ACAAATGTTGATAAAGATCAAGTGAAAGCAGCAATCAAAGCTCAACAAGATCAACAGATTGATAAT GCTCTTATGGCAGAGGCGCGTTTCTGCTCAGATATGGAGTTGACTGAGAAGGAAATCGAGCATATGGTGATGGCTGCATCGAGGGCTGAATACATGGCAAATGATAAGTTCAAACAGCAACTTGGTCAAACAGAATCTTCTACGTCTGATGCTCAACCATCCTCTTCTGGAG GTGGGCCATCAGGGAGTGAGAGCAAAGGCGAAGGAACAGTGCTGTGTAATGGAATGCAGATGGTGCTGTCAATGGGGTTCAGTTATGTGCAGGCGATGGAGGCGTATAGTATATTTGGTGATGACGTGGATTCCATGGTTTGTTATCTTCTTGAAACTAGCAGCAGGCGTAAAGGGAAAGCAACTgaataa
- the LOC111905370 gene encoding OVARIAN TUMOR DOMAIN-containing deubiquitinating enzyme 6 isoform X6 has translation MTRVFVQRGSSAAGPSSSSNNTNRSSSSSSSSLPQAQVTGDDVQEQILSEDLPVETVEIDRNDGLDVPTTDKSEDETVSEDLSKRIGGLRVNEEEEEKDVKKSDDYPSQPTSGSPSPHPHPPPPPAPPTPPPKPSSTGSNSRRFTPGNSAALRIGSSRRATAWPVVSTGSPRSHPENDGYNSADEQNPCFGSSYDDAERERQFEIDIRRTQGYEVKRMSEDGNCLFRAVADQVYGDSEAYDLARQMCIDYMERERDHFSQFITEGFTSYCKRKRRDKVYGNNVEIQALSEMYNRPIHIYSYSTEPINIFHGSYNTDTPPIRLSYHHGNHYNSLVDPRRLTIGAGLGFSCLQGTNVDKDQVKAAIKAQQDQQIDNALMAEARFCSDMELTEKEIEHMVMAASRAEYMANDKFKQQLGQTESSTSDAQPSSSGAGGPSGSESKGEGTVLCNGMQMVLSMGFSYVQAMEAYSIFGDDVDSMVCYLLETSSRRKGKATE, from the exons ATGACTCGTGTTTTTGTTCAGAGAGGTTCTTCTGCCGCTGGGCCTTCTTCATCATCTAATAATACAAACAGGTCGAGTTCTTCGTCTTCATCGAGTCTACCTCAGGCTCAGGTTACAGGGGACGACGTCCAAGAACAAATTCTTTCTGAAGATCTTCCTGTAGAAACTGTTGAAATTGATCGAAACGATGGTCTTGATGTACCCACTACTGATAAAAGCGAAGACGAAACTGTTTCAGAAGATCTTTCGAAAAGAATCGGTGGCTTGCGAGTAaacgaagaggaagaagagaaagaTGTAAAAAAGTCCGATGATTATCCTTCGCAACCAACCAGCGGAAGTCCAAGTCCACATCCacatccacctccaccacctgcTCCGCCTACTCCACCCCCAAAACCATCTTCAACAGGTTCTAATTCCCGGAGATTTACGCCTGGTAATTCTGCCGCTTTACGAATTGGTTCATCTAGAAGAGCCACTGCTTGGCCAGTTGTTTCCACCGGATCTCCGAGGTCTCATCCTGAAAACGATGGCTACAACAGCGCTGATGAACAAAACCCATGCTTCGGATCCTCATATGATGATGCT GAAAGGGAGCGACAGTTTGAGATTGATATTAGACGCACACAAGGTTATGAAGTGAAAAGAATGTCAGAAGATGGGAATTGTCTGTTTCGTGCTGTTGCAGATCAAGTTTATGGTGATTCTGAAGCATACGATTTGGCTAGgcaaatgtgcattgattacatg GAACGCGAGAGAGACCACTTCTCACAGTTTATAACAGAGGGTTTCACTTCTTATTGCAAGAGAAAGAGAAGAGATAAA GTCTATGGGAACAATGTAGAGATTCAAGCATTATCTGAAATGTACAATCGGCCTATTCATATCTACTCATATAGCACtg AGCCTATAAATATATTCCATGGAAGCTATAACACAGATACACCTCCAATCCGGCTAAGTTACCATCATGGCAACCATTACAACTCTCTTGTTGATCCACGTAGGCTCACAATAGGTGCTGGCCTTGGGTTTAGCTGCCTGCAAGGG ACAAATGTTGATAAAGATCAAGTGAAAGCAGCAATCAAAGCTCAACAAGATCAACAGATTGATAAT GCTCTTATGGCAGAGGCGCGTTTCTGCTCAGATATGGAGTTGACTGAGAAGGAAATCGAGCATATGGTGATGGCTGCATCGAGGGCTGAATACATGGCAAATGATAAGTTCAAACAGCAACTTGGTCAAACAGAATCTTCTACGTCTGATGCTCAACCATCCTCTTCTGGAG cagGTGGGCCATCAGGGAGTGAGAGCAAAGGCGAAGGAACAGTGCTGTGTAATGGAATGCAGATGGTGCTGTCAATGGGGTTCAGTTATGTGCAGGCGATGGAGGCGTATAGTATATTTGGTGATGACGTGGATTCCATGGTTTGTTATCTTCTTGAAACTAGCAGCAGGCGTAAAGGGAAAGCAACTgaataa
- the LOC111905370 gene encoding OVARIAN TUMOR DOMAIN-containing deubiquitinating enzyme 6 isoform X5: MTRVFVQRGSSAAGPSSSSNNTNRSSSSSSSSLPQAQVTGDDVQEQILSEDLPVETVEIDRNDGLDVPTTDKSEDETVSEDLSKRIGGLRVNEEEEEKDVKKSDDYPSQPTSGSPSPHPHPPPPPAPPTPPPKPSSTGSNSRRFTPGNSAALRIGSSRRATAWPVVSTGSPRSHPENDGYNSADEQNPCFGSSYDDAERERQFEIDIRRTQGYEVKRMSEDGNCLFRAVADQVYGDSEAYDLARQMCIDYMERERDHFSQFITEGFTSYCKRKRRDKVYGNNVEIQALSEMYNRPIHIYSYSTEPINIFHGSYNTDTPPIRLSYHHGNHYNSLVDPRRLTIGAGLGFSCLQGTNVDKDQVKAAIKAQQDQQIDNALMAEARFCSDMELTEKEIEHMVMAASRAEYMANDKFKQQLGQTESSTSDAQPSSSGGSITGGPSGSESKGEGTVLCNGMQMVLSMGFSYVQAMEAYSIFGDDVDSMVCYLLETSSRRKGKATE; this comes from the exons ATGACTCGTGTTTTTGTTCAGAGAGGTTCTTCTGCCGCTGGGCCTTCTTCATCATCTAATAATACAAACAGGTCGAGTTCTTCGTCTTCATCGAGTCTACCTCAGGCTCAGGTTACAGGGGACGACGTCCAAGAACAAATTCTTTCTGAAGATCTTCCTGTAGAAACTGTTGAAATTGATCGAAACGATGGTCTTGATGTACCCACTACTGATAAAAGCGAAGACGAAACTGTTTCAGAAGATCTTTCGAAAAGAATCGGTGGCTTGCGAGTAaacgaagaggaagaagagaaagaTGTAAAAAAGTCCGATGATTATCCTTCGCAACCAACCAGCGGAAGTCCAAGTCCACATCCacatccacctccaccacctgcTCCGCCTACTCCACCCCCAAAACCATCTTCAACAGGTTCTAATTCCCGGAGATTTACGCCTGGTAATTCTGCCGCTTTACGAATTGGTTCATCTAGAAGAGCCACTGCTTGGCCAGTTGTTTCCACCGGATCTCCGAGGTCTCATCCTGAAAACGATGGCTACAACAGCGCTGATGAACAAAACCCATGCTTCGGATCCTCATATGATGATGCT GAAAGGGAGCGACAGTTTGAGATTGATATTAGACGCACACAAGGTTATGAAGTGAAAAGAATGTCAGAAGATGGGAATTGTCTGTTTCGTGCTGTTGCAGATCAAGTTTATGGTGATTCTGAAGCATACGATTTGGCTAGgcaaatgtgcattgattacatg GAACGCGAGAGAGACCACTTCTCACAGTTTATAACAGAGGGTTTCACTTCTTATTGCAAGAGAAAGAGAAGAGATAAA GTCTATGGGAACAATGTAGAGATTCAAGCATTATCTGAAATGTACAATCGGCCTATTCATATCTACTCATATAGCACtg AGCCTATAAATATATTCCATGGAAGCTATAACACAGATACACCTCCAATCCGGCTAAGTTACCATCATGGCAACCATTACAACTCTCTTGTTGATCCACGTAGGCTCACAATAGGTGCTGGCCTTGGGTTTAGCTGCCTGCAAGGG ACAAATGTTGATAAAGATCAAGTGAAAGCAGCAATCAAAGCTCAACAAGATCAACAGATTGATAAT GCTCTTATGGCAGAGGCGCGTTTCTGCTCAGATATGGAGTTGACTGAGAAGGAAATCGAGCATATGGTGATGGCTGCATCGAGGGCTGAATACATGGCAAATGATAAGTTCAAACAGCAACTTGGTCAAACAGAATCTTCTACGTCTGATGCTCAACCATCCTCTTCTGGAGGTAGTATTA cagGTGGGCCATCAGGGAGTGAGAGCAAAGGCGAAGGAACAGTGCTGTGTAATGGAATGCAGATGGTGCTGTCAATGGGGTTCAGTTATGTGCAGGCGATGGAGGCGTATAGTATATTTGGTGATGACGTGGATTCCATGGTTTGTTATCTTCTTGAAACTAGCAGCAGGCGTAAAGGGAAAGCAACTgaataa